One genomic segment of Desulfocapsa sulfexigens DSM 10523 includes these proteins:
- a CDS encoding ribose-phosphate diphosphokinase: MPNIIKVFSGNANPVMAREITDFLNIPLSEAEVKQFSDGEIFVEIKENVRGADVFVVQPTCTPVNDNLMELVIMVDALRRASARRITAVVPYYGYARQDRKVAPRVPISAKVVAEMFMAVGVRRVLSMDLHAGQIQGFFNIPVDHLYAAPVILEYIKDKFSDVVMVSPDAGGVERTRAFAKRLNAGLAIIDKRRDRPNECEAMHVIGDVKGKTAILLDDMVDTAGTLCNGAATLMKHGAKEVHACCSHPVLSGPAVERLTNSVISSLVVTNSIPLRGDALQCEKIKVLSVSKLLADAIDCIHTEGSISSLFV; this comes from the coding sequence ATGCCAAATATTATCAAAGTCTTTTCTGGAAATGCTAATCCTGTAATGGCCCGGGAGATTACTGATTTTCTGAATATACCACTTTCTGAAGCGGAGGTGAAACAGTTCAGCGATGGTGAGATTTTCGTAGAAATAAAAGAAAATGTTCGTGGTGCGGATGTTTTTGTCGTTCAGCCAACCTGTACTCCGGTGAACGATAATCTTATGGAACTGGTAATTATGGTTGATGCCTTAAGGCGGGCATCAGCAAGAAGAATTACAGCTGTTGTTCCCTATTACGGGTATGCCAGGCAGGATCGAAAAGTAGCTCCAAGGGTTCCGATTTCAGCAAAAGTTGTTGCCGAAATGTTTATGGCAGTTGGAGTTCGCAGGGTTTTAAGTATGGATCTTCATGCTGGACAGATTCAGGGGTTTTTCAATATTCCTGTCGATCATCTCTATGCAGCTCCAGTCATTCTGGAATACATAAAGGATAAATTTTCCGACGTGGTTATGGTGTCCCCCGACGCTGGTGGTGTAGAACGAACCCGTGCCTTTGCCAAGCGTCTCAATGCCGGGCTTGCTATTATAGATAAGAGACGAGATCGTCCCAATGAATGTGAGGCAATGCATGTTATTGGTGATGTGAAAGGAAAAACAGCCATTTTATTGGATGATATGGTGGATACTGCCGGAACGCTTTGTAACGGAGCTGCCACATTAATGAAGCATGGTGCAAAAGAAGTACATGCCTGCTGCTCACACCCTGTGCTATCAGGGCCTGCAGTTGAGCGATTAACAAACTCAGTAATCAGTTCCCTGGTTGTAACCAATTCGATTCCTTTGCGTGGTGATGCTTTGCAATGTGAAAAGATTAAGGTACTGTCTGTGTCCAAGCTTCTCGCAGATGCCATTGACTGTATCCATACTGAAGGATCCATTAGTTCGTTATTTGTCTGA
- a CDS encoding 50S ribosomal protein L25: protein MLQVEMSASKRDDFGKCAMRRLRKSGNTPAVLYGNNKEASALQFETTSFLKGLFKISRKNAVVNLTVNGSDTRHAMVRDLQTDPVNDSLIHVDFLEIDLAVPRRFTVPITFVGKAKGLEFGGDLVVHSSSVQVTGLPLDIPDTINVGMTNLGIGESIKFSDIEIPENLKMVTKASTVCVEIVATAKSAEAAAAAAKKPAKGKAAKK from the coding sequence ATGCTTCAAGTAGAGATGTCTGCTTCAAAGAGAGACGATTTTGGTAAATGTGCCATGCGCCGCTTGCGTAAAAGCGGCAACACCCCTGCTGTACTTTACGGAAACAATAAGGAAGCTTCAGCGTTACAGTTTGAGACTACTTCTTTTTTGAAAGGCTTGTTTAAGATCAGTCGTAAAAATGCAGTGGTAAATCTCACTGTCAATGGTAGTGATACCCGTCATGCCATGGTGAGGGATCTCCAGACCGATCCTGTGAATGATAGCCTTATTCATGTGGATTTTCTCGAAATTGATCTTGCTGTTCCAAGGCGCTTTACTGTGCCAATCACATTTGTAGGAAAAGCCAAAGGACTTGAGTTCGGTGGTGATCTTGTGGTTCACAGTTCCTCTGTTCAGGTAACTGGACTTCCACTGGATATTCCAGACACAATCAATGTTGGTATGACCAATCTTGGCATTGGTGAATCCATTAAATTTTCAGATATTGAAATTCCAGAAAATTTAAAAATGGTAACTAAGGCTTCTACTGTTTGCGTGGAAATTGTTGCAACTGCGAAATCTGCAGAGGCCGCTGCTGCAGCTGCTAAGAAACCTGCAAAAGGAAAGGCTGCAAAAAAATAA
- the pth gene encoding aminoacyl-tRNA hydrolase has protein sequence MAEETYLIVGLGNPGAKYESTRHNVGFRIVEAIARSEGGSLDLYKWDSHFCQMSLWGARIFFVEPQTFMNLSGKSISRFVEYFKISADHILVVHDDIDMHPGRVKLVSGGGPGGHNGIRSLIQCLGTRDFFRLKYGVGRPGRDGVHPDMPVERFVLASFNHDEEMLLAERMTSLADGVREFVTTGSQQAMNVLNVIK, from the coding sequence GTGGCGGAAGAAACATATCTGATAGTTGGTTTAGGAAATCCAGGTGCGAAATATGAAAGCACCAGGCATAACGTTGGATTCCGTATTGTTGAGGCCATTGCCCGAAGTGAGGGTGGTTCATTAGATTTGTACAAGTGGGATTCTCATTTTTGTCAAATGTCGCTTTGGGGTGCTCGGATATTTTTTGTCGAGCCACAGACATTTATGAACCTTTCCGGTAAATCAATTTCCCGTTTTGTCGAGTATTTTAAAATAAGTGCTGACCATATTCTTGTCGTTCATGATGATATTGATATGCATCCTGGGCGTGTCAAGCTTGTGTCAGGGGGTGGGCCAGGCGGTCATAACGGAATTCGTTCACTAATTCAGTGTCTTGGGACCAGGGACTTCTTTCGACTCAAATATGGCGTTGGGAGGCCAGGGCGTGATGGCGTTCACCCTGACATGCCGGTTGAACGGTTTGTTCTTGCTTCTTTTAATCACGATGAGGAAATGTTATTGGCGGAAAGAATGACTTCTCTTGCTGATGGTGTTCGTGAATTTGTGACTACGGGAAGCCAGCAGGCCATGAATGTTCTTAATGTGATCAAGTGA
- a CDS encoding CarD family transcriptional regulator yields MFIQGDMAVYPAHGVGIIEAIESQTIAGVDQDFYVMKILDNDMKIMIPTASSDNVGLRAIISKKEVEAVLHILRDRDAEIGSQTWNRRYRDYMEKIKTGSIHEVAAVLRDLYLLSVDKDLSYGERKMMDTAKSLLVTEISLARKVDESKIETLIDDMFN; encoded by the coding sequence TTGTTTATACAAGGTGATATGGCCGTTTATCCGGCTCATGGTGTAGGTATTATCGAAGCTATTGAAAGTCAGACAATTGCGGGTGTCGACCAGGATTTTTATGTCATGAAGATACTAGACAATGATATGAAAATTATGATACCGACTGCCAGTAGTGACAATGTCGGGCTTCGCGCTATAATCAGTAAAAAAGAGGTCGAAGCAGTCCTTCACATTCTGCGTGATCGTGATGCAGAGATAGGGTCTCAAACATGGAATCGACGTTATAGGGATTACATGGAAAAGATCAAGACCGGTTCTATCCACGAAGTTGCTGCAGTCCTTAGGGATCTCTATCTGCTCAGTGTTGATAAAGATCTTTCCTATGGGGAACGAAAGATGATGGATACAGCAAAAAGTCTACTGGTCACTGAAATCTCCCTTGCCCGTAAAGTTGATGAATCCAAAATTGAAACGTTGATTGATGATATGTTCAATTAA
- a CDS encoding RluA family pseudouridine synthase, which produces MTFQTIDNSRPAGSAGAIDLQVSAEFAGYRFDHFLVQLIPEASRNNLNQAIRLGLLLVDGKNKKSSYKLKVGEQISGSLFEAEPLTLAPQNIPFDLLYEDDSLLIVSKPPGIVVHPAVGNPDGTLVNGLLYHCQEIADVGDTIRPGIVHRLDKDTSGIMVVAKTAQCHRLLGEAFKERTVEKKYLALVFGVLSQRSGRIVAPIARHPLQRQKMAVCEEGRGRYAASSWRVLEEYSEGCSLVQVLIETGRTHQIRVHMASLGHPVAGDSLYGRARNTRQYPRQMLHAHSLSLVHPISGVPLSFTAPLWPDFLEIVEQLRGHAHEILGMIS; this is translated from the coding sequence ATGACTTTTCAGACCATAGATAATTCCCGGCCTGCTGGTTCTGCTGGTGCGATTGATTTACAGGTTTCAGCAGAATTTGCAGGGTATAGATTCGACCATTTTCTGGTGCAGTTGATCCCTGAGGCTTCAAGGAACAATCTGAATCAGGCAATTCGTCTGGGATTGCTTCTTGTTGACGGAAAGAACAAAAAAAGCAGTTACAAGTTGAAGGTCGGAGAACAGATCAGTGGCTCTCTCTTTGAGGCCGAGCCTTTGACGCTTGCCCCCCAAAATATTCCCTTTGACCTCCTGTATGAAGATGATTCTCTTCTCATTGTTTCAAAACCACCAGGCATTGTCGTTCATCCCGCAGTTGGCAATCCTGATGGTACTCTTGTCAACGGTTTACTTTATCATTGTCAGGAAATTGCTGATGTCGGGGATACAATTCGCCCTGGTATAGTACATCGTCTCGACAAAGACACTTCCGGTATCATGGTGGTAGCTAAAACTGCTCAGTGTCATAGGCTGCTCGGTGAGGCTTTTAAAGAACGAACTGTTGAAAAAAAGTATCTTGCCCTGGTTTTTGGTGTTCTGTCGCAACGCTCAGGGCGTATAGTTGCCCCGATCGCCAGACATCCTCTGCAGCGCCAGAAGATGGCAGTGTGTGAAGAAGGTAGAGGTCGTTATGCAGCGAGTAGTTGGCGGGTTCTTGAAGAATATTCCGAAGGTTGCAGTCTTGTTCAGGTTCTTATTGAAACTGGGCGAACCCATCAGATACGTGTTCATATGGCTTCACTTGGACATCCGGTGGCTGGGGATAGTCTGTATGGGCGTGCCAGAAATACCCGGCAATATCCCCGGCAAATGCTTCATGCTCATAGCTTAAGTCTTGTTCACCCCATAAGCGGAGTACCACTTTCATTTACAGCGCCACTGTGGCCTGATTTTCTCGAGATTGTTGAGCAACTTCGCGGCCATGCCCATGAGATTCTCGGTATGATCTCTTGA
- the coaE gene encoding dephospho-CoA kinase (Dephospho-CoA kinase (CoaE) performs the final step in coenzyme A biosynthesis.), with the protein MNIAVSGGMGSGKSFVASTLAELLGANIVSADILCRELLQLGNPGYLRLRECLGDTYFSIDGEIDRAALRKSIFSDSGLRADVDKILHPLVRQKLLDCAAGATRQNVDLVVEVPLLFEKGWQEDFDCTLVVYADVDICVSRIVARDHVSREDALKSISTQMPQSEKCKLGDWVVDNSGSFEETRVALRRIVGEISDSPCLSRVKSE; encoded by the coding sequence TTGAATATCGCGGTAAGTGGTGGCATGGGATCAGGGAAAAGCTTTGTTGCCAGCACTCTAGCGGAGTTACTTGGTGCAAATATCGTCAGTGCAGATATTCTTTGTCGTGAATTGCTTCAGCTTGGTAATCCTGGGTATTTGCGGTTGCGGGAATGTCTTGGAGATACCTATTTTTCAATCGACGGCGAGATAGACAGAGCTGCTTTACGCAAATCTATTTTTTCAGATAGTGGGTTGCGTGCAGATGTTGATAAAATCCTGCATCCTCTGGTCCGTCAGAAGCTCCTTGACTGTGCAGCAGGTGCCACGAGGCAGAACGTTGACCTGGTGGTCGAAGTTCCTTTGCTTTTTGAAAAAGGGTGGCAGGAGGATTTTGACTGTACCCTTGTTGTCTATGCTGATGTCGATATTTGTGTGTCACGAATTGTGGCAAGAGACCATGTGTCAAGAGAGGATGCCCTGAAGAGTATTTCGACTCAAATGCCACAGTCTGAAAAATGTAAACTCGGTGACTGGGTGGTTGATAACTCAGGTTCCTTTGAGGAAACTCGTGTAGCGTTGCGAAGGATAGTTGGTGAAATATCAGACTCTCCCTGTCTTTCTCGGGTAAAATCGGAATAA
- the rho gene encoding transcription termination factor Rho, with amino-acid sequence MNLADLKLKKIVDLVKLGRKLKVEGVNTLRKQELIFAILQAQAEKDGNMRGNGVLEILPDGFGFLRAPDYNYLPGPDDIYVSPSQIRRLGLRTGDTIEGLVRAPKDGERYFALLKVEAINFDSPEASKKKTLFANLTPLHPEEKFSLESEADNYSMRLMDMMCPIGKGQRGLIVAPPRTGKTVLIQKLANAIAKNHKEVYLIVLLIDERPEEVTEMKRTVQTAEVVSSTFDEPPQRHIQVAEMVIEKAKRLVEHKKDVVILLDSITRLARAYNTVTPSSGKILSGGVEANALHRPKRFFGAARNIEEGGSLTIIASALIDTGSRMDEVIFEEFKGTGNMEVVLDRKMSDRRVYPAIDVKKSGTRKEDLLLEPVLLNRVWILRKLLASMNPASGMEFIIDKLKQHETNAEFIDSMNS; translated from the coding sequence ATGAATCTGGCTGACTTAAAACTGAAGAAAATTGTTGATCTTGTTAAGCTTGGGCGTAAGCTCAAGGTTGAAGGGGTGAATACGCTGCGTAAGCAGGAACTTATTTTTGCCATCCTTCAGGCTCAGGCGGAAAAAGATGGAAATATGCGGGGGAATGGTGTTTTGGAAATTCTTCCCGATGGTTTTGGGTTTCTTCGGGCACCGGATTATAATTATCTTCCCGGTCCGGATGATATCTATGTCTCTCCTTCTCAGATACGTCGCCTGGGGCTTCGTACCGGTGATACGATAGAAGGACTTGTAAGAGCTCCCAAGGATGGTGAACGGTATTTTGCGCTTTTGAAAGTTGAGGCCATTAATTTTGATTCTCCTGAGGCCTCAAAGAAAAAGACATTATTTGCTAACCTGACACCACTCCATCCTGAAGAAAAGTTTAGCCTAGAGTCAGAAGCTGATAACTATTCCATGCGTCTTATGGATATGATGTGTCCCATTGGTAAGGGGCAGCGTGGTTTGATTGTTGCCCCCCCTCGAACAGGAAAAACGGTTCTTATTCAAAAACTTGCCAATGCCATCGCCAAGAATCATAAAGAGGTGTATCTTATTGTCCTCCTGATTGATGAGCGGCCTGAAGAAGTTACGGAAATGAAGAGAACAGTTCAGACCGCGGAAGTTGTCAGTTCCACTTTCGATGAGCCCCCTCAGCGACATATTCAGGTTGCTGAAATGGTGATTGAAAAGGCAAAAAGACTGGTAGAGCATAAGAAAGATGTTGTTATTTTACTCGATAGTATTACTCGTCTGGCCAGAGCCTATAATACCGTTACACCCTCCAGTGGTAAAATCCTCTCAGGTGGTGTTGAAGCCAACGCCCTGCATCGTCCGAAACGTTTTTTTGGTGCTGCCAGAAATATTGAAGAGGGAGGCAGTTTAACCATTATAGCCTCAGCTCTTATTGATACAGGTAGTCGTATGGATGAGGTTATCTTCGAAGAGTTCAAGGGAACTGGTAATATGGAAGTTGTCCTTGATAGAAAGATGTCAGACCGACGAGTGTATCCCGCCATTGATGTGAAAAAATCCGGAACCCGAAAGGAAGATCTGCTTCTCGAGCCTGTTCTTTTAAATCGTGTCTGGATATTGAGGAAGCTGCTGGCTTCCATGAATCCTGCCAGTGGAATGGAGTTTATTATTGATAAATTGAAGCAGCATGAGACAAACGCGGAATTTATTGATTCCATGAACAGCTGA
- the rpmE gene encoding 50S ribosomal protein L31, with product MKSDIHPEYHKVTAVCGCGNTVELGSVNEEMVVEICSACHPFFTGKQKLIDTAGRIEKFKKRYAKHYETKK from the coding sequence ATGAAAAGCGACATACATCCTGAATACCACAAAGTTACTGCCGTTTGTGGTTGTGGCAATACGGTTGAGCTGGGTTCTGTAAATGAAGAGATGGTTGTGGAAATCTGTTCTGCCTGCCATCCATTTTTCACTGGAAAGCAAAAACTGATTGATACCGCCGGACGGATTGAGAAATTCAAGAAACGCTACGCCAAGCATTACGAAACAAAGAAATAG
- the prfA gene encoding peptide chain release factor 1, with protein sequence MIDKLTDLDEKISHLEGRLSDPSLISDQKAYQRVAQEHSHLTKLQSLYGKLDLVLADIADNRELIQEGDEDPELLELAREEMEELLEKEKSLEQAILILLLPKDPNDERNTFLEIRAGTGGDEAALFVGDLFRMYSRYAESMGWKVEIMSSSPLGIGGFKEIIALISGDAVFSRLKYESGVHRVQRVPETETQGRIHTSAVTVAILPEADEVELNINPSELKFDVYRASGPGGQSVNTTDSAVRITHLPTGLVVTCQDEKSQHKNKAKALTVLRARLLDKMEQEHHDKISESRRSQVGTGDRSERIRTYNFPQGRMTDHRINLTLYKLDSIIAGKLDDVLRPLITHDQEEKLKLIQ encoded by the coding sequence ATGATAGATAAACTTACTGACCTTGACGAAAAAATATCTCACCTCGAAGGAAGGCTTTCGGATCCGTCACTGATTTCTGACCAGAAAGCATACCAGAGAGTTGCGCAGGAACATTCTCATCTGACCAAACTCCAATCCTTATATGGCAAGCTCGACTTGGTTCTTGCTGATATAGCTGACAATCGAGAGCTTATTCAAGAGGGAGATGAAGATCCTGAATTACTCGAGCTTGCACGCGAAGAGATGGAAGAGCTTCTCGAAAAGGAAAAAAGCCTTGAGCAGGCAATCCTCATTTTGCTTTTACCAAAAGATCCAAATGATGAACGCAACACCTTTCTAGAGATTCGTGCAGGGACCGGTGGGGATGAAGCCGCACTTTTTGTCGGCGATCTCTTTCGTATGTATTCCCGTTACGCTGAATCCATGGGATGGAAGGTTGAGATTATGAGTTCTAGTCCTCTCGGGATAGGCGGCTTTAAGGAAATAATTGCGCTTATCAGTGGAGATGCTGTTTTTTCAAGACTCAAGTATGAGAGTGGGGTGCATCGTGTTCAGCGTGTCCCCGAAACAGAAACCCAGGGGCGTATTCATACCTCGGCTGTCACCGTTGCAATCCTGCCCGAAGCTGATGAGGTGGAACTCAATATTAATCCAAGCGAATTGAAATTTGATGTTTACCGTGCTTCAGGTCCCGGTGGCCAGTCTGTTAATACCACTGATTCCGCTGTTCGTATTACTCATTTGCCCACAGGACTAGTGGTAACCTGTCAGGATGAGAAGTCGCAGCATAAGAACAAGGCCAAAGCTCTTACCGTTCTTCGGGCACGTCTTCTTGATAAGATGGAACAGGAGCACCATGATAAAATATCCGAATCAAGGCGGAGCCAGGTTGGAACAGGTGACCGAAGTGAACGTATTCGAACCTACAATTTCCCGCAGGGGAGAATGACCGACCATCGAATCAATCTGACCCTCTATAAACTTGATTCCATTATCGCCGGTAAGCTGGACGATGTTCTTAGGCCACTTATCACACATGATCAGGAAGAAAAACTGAAATTGATTCAATAG
- the prmC gene encoding peptide chain release factor N(5)-glutamine methyltransferase, with protein MQIREILKSASAALVRSGVDTPELDSALLLGHCLGKSRTELYLMASEELDSEIERKFLKLLQRRQQREPLAYILCVQEFWSLDFHVTPDVLIPRPETELLVERGIALWKDGGQSRGAILDLCTGSGIIAVVLAKELDRPVIAVDVSMRALQVARKNAELHGVSHLVSFVQSDLLTAFSSRPYFSLVLSNPPYVSIQDLQDGLQAEVDQYEPHLALDGGDRGLEIIRRIQQQLIPQLLPGANLLMEIGADQGTDLLSIFSPESAGSEIFEEVRVEKDYSNHDRIFHGKVKTS; from the coding sequence GTGCAGATTCGTGAAATTCTTAAGAGTGCCTCTGCAGCACTTGTCAGATCTGGGGTTGATACTCCTGAGCTTGATTCTGCTTTGCTCCTTGGCCATTGTCTCGGAAAATCTCGTACAGAGTTATATCTGATGGCTTCAGAAGAGCTTGACTCTGAAATAGAAAGAAAATTCCTCAAACTGCTGCAGCGTCGCCAACAAAGAGAACCTCTTGCCTATATTCTTTGCGTTCAGGAATTCTGGTCTCTCGATTTTCATGTTACCCCCGATGTCTTGATTCCCCGTCCGGAGACGGAATTGCTAGTTGAGCGCGGTATTGCTCTCTGGAAGGATGGGGGGCAATCCAGAGGCGCTATTCTTGATCTTTGTACCGGGAGTGGCATCATCGCAGTTGTCCTCGCTAAAGAGCTGGATCGACCTGTGATTGCAGTTGATGTTTCCATGAGAGCTCTTCAGGTGGCCAGGAAAAATGCCGAACTCCACGGAGTTTCCCATCTTGTTTCCTTTGTCCAGAGTGATCTTCTCACCGCTTTTTCTTCCAGACCTTATTTTTCTCTTGTTCTCTCAAATCCACCATATGTGAGTATTCAGGATTTGCAGGATGGCCTGCAGGCCGAAGTCGACCAATATGAACCACATCTTGCCCTGGATGGCGGCGATCGTGGACTTGAGATTATTAGGCGTATTCAACAGCAACTTATCCCGCAACTTCTACCAGGGGCAAATTTACTGATGGAAATAGGTGCAGATCAGGGAACTGACTTGTTATCTATATTTTCACCAGAATCAGCAGGATCGGAAATTTTTGAGGAAGTTCGGGTAGAGAAGGATTACAGTAATCATGATCGAATCTTTCATGGGAAAGTGAAAACCAGCTAA